A window from Acidobacteriota bacterium encodes these proteins:
- a CDS encoding RidA family protein, giving the protein MRTRGNGFVFVAGIVIGTLLSGVVAALNATQDSSPRAINLPGRTTTAPFSDAVLAGDTLYVAGRLGMDPETGRPPATAQQEARNVMDGIQAVLAEADMTMDDLVSVKVFCSDVSLYGAFNSVYREYFNEAPPARAFLGSGTLLFGARFEVAGIAVKG; this is encoded by the coding sequence ATGAGGACTCGCGGAAACGGATTCGTCTTCGTCGCCGGCATCGTGATCGGCACACTGCTCTCGGGCGTGGTGGCCGCGTTGAACGCCACGCAGGATTCCTCGCCCCGCGCCATCAACCTGCCCGGCCGCACCACGACCGCGCCGTTCAGCGACGCGGTGCTGGCCGGCGACACGCTTTACGTCGCGGGCCGCCTCGGCATGGACCCGGAGACCGGCCGGCCGCCGGCGACCGCACAGCAGGAGGCGCGCAACGTCATGGACGGCATCCAGGCCGTGCTCGCCGAGGCCGACATGACGATGGACGACCTGGTCAGCGTCAAGGTCTTCTGCTCGGACGTCTCGCTTTACGGCGCCTTCAACAGCGTGTACCGCGAGTACTTCAACGAGGCTCCGCCCGCCCGCGCCTTCCTCGGATCGGGCACGCTGCTGTTCGGCGCGCGCTTCGAGGTGGCGGGGATCGCGGTCAAGGGGTGA